In one Cyclopterus lumpus isolate fCycLum1 chromosome 22, fCycLum1.pri, whole genome shotgun sequence genomic region, the following are encoded:
- the klhdc2 gene encoding kelch domain-containing protein 2, translated as MAERMAEMEEDIGDLPAGEDDNDSDRDEDERLFAWMVNDDMDEEEEEEEEEEEEVEDEQPLDTEASESFELDTPAERSGHIAVIDRNIMYVWGGYKNAQNHGFFDLYLPRNEIWIYNMESAVWTKHVAGGNLHTSMSGSCGVCVDGVLYLFGGHHARGNTNRIYRLPLRATSLVWEEMRDLKGLPPSCKDKLGCWVQKNRLIFFGGYGYAAQGTHQGTFEYDESSSLVWDSPGRGWNNHIHILDLETSTWSQPNTRGNTPSPRAAHACATVGNRGYVFGGRYKNYRLNDLYYIDLDTWEWHEMSVPQQGPVGRSWHSFTPVSPDHIFLFGGFTTDRETLSDAWLYYVSKNEWKPFKHSHTESPRLWHTACSGPDGEVFVFGGCANNLLSHHRAAHSNELLVFNVQPKSLVRFCMEAVLQHRERLSSYWDCLPKHLLHSLKQRMARVNTLGS; from the exons ATGGCAGAGAGAATGGCGGAGATGGAGGAAGATATTGGAGAtctgccagccggggaggatgacAATGACTCAGacagagatgaagatgagagacTGTTTGCTTGGATGGTCAATGACGAtatggatgaggaggaggaagaggaggaggaagaagaagaagaggtcgAGGATGAACAGCCATTGGACACTGAAGCATCTGAGTCGTTTGAGTTAGATACCCCAGCTGAGCGCAGTGGTCATATAGCAGTGATTGACAGAAACATCATGTATGTTTGGGGTGGATATAAG AATGCTCAAAACCATGGATTCTTTGACTTGTATTTGCCGAGAAATGAGATCTGGATTTACAACATGGAGTCTGCAGTATG GACGAAGCATGTAGCTGGAGGCAACCTGCACACATCCATGTCAGGCAGCTGTGgggtgtgtgttgatggagttCTCTACTTATTTGGAGGTCATCACGCCAGGGGAAACACTAACCGG ATCTATCGTCTGCCCCTTAGAGCTACAAGCCTTGTTTGGGAGGAAATGAGGGATCTTAAAGGACTTCCTCCATCCTGCAAGGATAAGCTTGGGTGCTGGGTTCAGAAAAATAG ACTTATATTCTTTGGAGGCTACGGCTATGCTGCACAAGGAACTCATCAAGGGACCTTTGAATATGATGAATCGTCTTCACTTGTG tGGGACAGCCCAGGACGAGGCTGgaacaaccacatccacatacTGGACCTGGAGACATCTACTTGGAGCCAGCCCAACACCAGG GGAAACACCCCGTCACCCAGAGCAGCTCATGCTTGCGCCACCGTTGGTAACAGAGGCTATGTGTTTGGGGGACGGTACAAG AACTACAGACTAAATGACTTGTACTACATTGACCTAGACACGTGGGAGTGGCATGAAAT GAGCGTTCCCCAGCAGGGTCCTGTGGGCCGTTCATGGCACTCCTTCACTCCTGTGTCACCAGACCACATCTTCTTATTTGGAGGTTTcaccacagacagagagacactga GTGACGCTTGGCTGTACTATGTCAGCAAAAATGAATGGAAGCCTTTtaaacacagtcacacagagagCCCGAG ACTGTGGCACACAGCGTGCTCTGGTCCTGATGGAGAGGTGTTTGTATTTGGAGGCTGTGCCAACAACCTGTTGTCTCATCACAGAGCT GCTCACAGCAACGAGTTATTGGTGTTCAACGTTCAGCCCAAATCACTAGTTCG TTTCTGTATGGAAGCCGTTTTGCAGCACAGGGAGCGTTTGTCTAGTTACTGGGACTGCTTGCCTAAACACCTCCTGCACAGCCTCAAACAGAGAATGGCCCGCGTCAACACCCTGGGCTCCTAG
- the pole2 gene encoding DNA polymerase epsilon subunit 2 has protein sequence MDVARQVKTKVSAGFKMRGLILRPEASRHLVEVLESVNASELDDIIEKVLDAVEKQPLSSSMIELSVVEIAVQDCTQSCDETIDNVFNIIGAFDVPRYIYSTERKKFVPITMTSHSAPSLCGLAKDKAELFRERYTILQQRIHRHQLFTPPAIGAAVDEGQNKFQLKTIEALLGSTSKLGEVIVLGMVTQLKEGKFYLEDPSGTVQLEMSKAQFHNGLYTESCFVLAEGWYEDAVFHVNGFGFPPTESSSGTRAYYGNLNFFGGPSTTSVKASAKLKQLEEENEDAMFVIVSDVWLDNVEVMEKLNTMFSGYASMPPTSFILCGNFSSAPYGKTQIKSLKDSLKALADAICAYPSIHSSCRFVFVPGPEDPGPGNILPRPPLADYITEEFRQRVPCSVFTTNPCRIQYCSQEIVIIREDLVNKMCRNCVRLPNNNLDIPNHFVKTILSQGHLTPLPLYVSPVFWAYDYSLRVYPVPDVIIFADKYDPFSIKNTDCLCVNPGSFPKSGFTFKVYYPSSRTVEDSKLQGL, from the exons ATGGATGTCGCTCGCCAAGTAAAGACTAAAGTGTCCGCTGGCTTCAAGATGCGGGGACTTATACTTCGACC TGAGGCCAGCAGACACCTTGTGGAGGTCCTGGAGTCTGTCAATGCCTCTGAACTGGATGATATTATTGAAAAAGTATTGGATGCAGTGGAAAAGCAACCAT TGTCCTCTAGTATGATAGAGCTGTCTGTGGTGGAGATTGCAGTTCAGGATTGTACTCAGTCTTGTGATGAAACCAT AGataatgtttttaacattattGGAGCCTTTGATGTGCCCAGATACATTTACAGCACGGAGCGGAAGAAATTTGTACC CATTACCATGACGAGCCATTCGGCACCCAGTCTGTGTGGTTTGGCCAAAGACAAAGCTGAACTCTTCAGGGAGCGCTACACCATCTTACAACAA CGTATCCATCGGCACCAGCTCTTCACCCCACCTGCAATAGGAGCTGCTGTTGACGAGGGTCAAAACAAATTTCAG CTCAAGACAATTGAAGCACTGCTTGGTAGCACATCAAAACTGGGAGAAGTGATTGTACTCGGGATGGTCACACAACTGAAAGAG GGTAAATTTTACCTGGAGGACCCAAGTGGAACAGTACAGCTTGAAATGTCCAAAGCA CAGTTTCATAATGGCCTCTACACAGAATCCTGCTTTGTACTGGCAGAGG GTTGGTACGAGGACGCTGTTTTCCACGTTAATGGCTTCGGGTTTCCCCCAACGGAGTCGTCATCCGGCACGAG GGCATACTACGGCAATCTGAACTTCTTTGGTGGTCCGTCCACCACTTCAGTGAAAGCATCAGCCAAGctgaagcagctggaggaggagaatgaagaTGCCATGTTCGTCATTGTTTCTGATGTTTGGCTGGACAACGTTGAAGTGATGGAAAAGCTCAACACAATGTTCTCAG GCTATGCTTCGATGCCTCCTACCAGTTTCATTTTGTGTGGAAACTTCTCTTCTGCCCCGTATGGAAAAACACAGATCAAATCACTCAAAG ACtcactgaaggctcttgctgaTGCTATATGTGCGTACCCTAGCATTCACAGCAG CTGTCGCTTTGTGTTTGTTCCTGGCCCTGAAGACCCAGGTCCAGGCAACATACTGCCACG TCCTCCTTTGGCAGATTATATCACAGAGGAGTTCAGGCAGAGGGTGCCATGTTCCGTGTTCACTACTAACCCATGCAG GATCCAGTACTGCAGCCAAGAGATTGTCATTATCAGGGAAGACCTGGTCAACAAGATGTGCAGGAACTGCGTCCGGTTGCCCAATAACAATCTTGACATTCCAAACCAT TTTGTTAAGACCATCTTATCCCAGGGTCACTTGACTCCACTCCCTCTGTATGTCAGTCCTGTATTCTGGGCGTATGACTACTCCCTGCGTGTCTACCCAGTCCCTGATGTCATCATCTTTGCAGACAAATACGACCCGTtcagcattaaaaacacagactgCCTCTGTGTCAACCCG GGCTCGTTCCCCAAAAGTGGCTTCACATTTAAGGTGTATTACCCATCCAGCAGAACTGTTGAAGACAG caAACTTCAAGGACTCTAA
- the LOC117751629 gene encoding kelch domain-containing protein 1 isoform X1 yields the protein MDSAFEGHCSELVARERSGHTAVVEEDLLYVWGGYLSIADEEVFLPNDEIWVYDLERGAWEVFHMSGEVPPSMSGTCGCSLNGHLYIFGGCDDNGQTNEIYCVDLTDGQYMWKKIKHEIGSAPSPRDKLSCWVYSERIIYFGGYGRKLLTNVDSRNRSFIVDEASWMEDVFWGWNNEVHIFDTKKASWIEPQTHGRAPAPRAAHASAAISCRGYVCGGRVMETRTNDIHCLDFKTWTWSEIIPASTSPVGRSWHTLTAVSDALFLFGGLSIDCKPMSDGWLLDVETKTWREVEHPFKNKPRLWHTASPGKDSDVIVFGGSCDSILLVDTGHCNDALVFQTQPYPLFRICEDYIAMNLRNYETLRHQLPLLPPKLLKAVHTRMSFYRPSKKQR from the exons ATGGACTCCGCATTTGAGGGGCACTGCTCGGAGCTGGTGGCCCGGGAGAGGAGCGGACACACGGCTGTGGTTGAGGAGGACCTGCTCTATGTGTGGGGGGGCTACTTG TCAATTGCTGATGAGGAAGTTTTCCTTCCCAACGATGAAATCTGGGTGTACGACTTAGAACGAGGTGCATG GGAAGTGTTTCACATGTCAGGGGAAGTCCCTCCCTCTATGTCTGGGACCTGCGGCTGCTCTCTGAATGGACACTTGTACATATTCGGAGGTTGTGATGACAATGGACAGACCAATGAG ATTTATTGTGTCGACCTGACAGATGGTCAATACATGTGGAAGAAGATCAAACATGAGATAGGTTCTGCTCCTTCACCTCGAGACAAACTGTCCTGCTGGGTTTACAGTGAAAG GATCATCTACTTTGGAGGATATGGTCGCAAACTTCTGACTAATGTTGATAGCAGGAACAGAAGCTTCATTGTTGATGAAGCATCATGG atgGAAGATGTCTTCTGGGGATGGAACAATGAGGTTCACATATTTGACACCAAGAAAGCCAGTTGGATTGAACCACAGACCCAT GGCCGTGCTCCAGCCCCCAGGGCCGCCCACGCCAGTGCAGCAATCAGCTGTAGAGGATACGTTTGTGGAGGCAGAGTCATG GAAACCAGGACGAATGACATTCACTGCCTAGACTTTAAAACATGGACGTGGTCAGAAAT AATCCCAGCGTCCACCTCTCCAGTGGGCAGATCGTGGCATACGCTCACAGCTGTGTCAGACGCATTGTTCCTGTTTGGAGGTCTCAGTATAGACTGCAAACCAATGA GTGATGGTTGGTTGCTTGATGTTGAAACAAAGACATGGAGAGAAGTTGAGCATCCTTTTAAAAATAAGCCCAG GTTGTGGCACACAGCGAGTCCAGGCAAAGACTCTGATGTCATCGTGTTCGGTGGAAGCTGTGACTCCATCCTCCTCGTTGACACC GGTCACTGCAATGATGCACTTGTTTTCCAGACGCAGCCATATCCTCTTTTCAG GATTTGCGAGGATTACATTGCAATGAATTTGAGGAACTATGAGACACTCAGACATcagcttcctctccttcctcccaaaCTGCTGAAGGCAGTACACACGAGGATGTCTTTCTACAGGCCTTcaaagaaacaaagataa
- the LOC117751629 gene encoding kelch domain-containing protein 1 isoform X2 — protein sequence MDSAFEGHCSELVARERSGHTAVVEEDLLYVWGGYLSIADEEVFLPNDEIWVYDLERGAWEVFHMSGEVPPSMSGTCGCSLNGHLYIFGGCDDNGQTNEIYCVDLTDGQYMWKKIKHEIGSAPSPRDKLSCWVYSERIIYFGGYGRKLLTNVDSRNRSFIVDEASWMEDVFWGWNNEVHIFDTKKASWIEPQTHGRAPAPRAAHASAAISCRGYVCGGRVMETRTNDIHCLDFKTWTWSEIIPASTSPVGRSWHTLTAVSDALFLFGGLSIDCKPMSCGTQRVQAKTLMSSCSVEAVTPSSSLTPVTAMMHLFSRRSHILFSGFARITLQ from the exons ATGGACTCCGCATTTGAGGGGCACTGCTCGGAGCTGGTGGCCCGGGAGAGGAGCGGACACACGGCTGTGGTTGAGGAGGACCTGCTCTATGTGTGGGGGGGCTACTTG TCAATTGCTGATGAGGAAGTTTTCCTTCCCAACGATGAAATCTGGGTGTACGACTTAGAACGAGGTGCATG GGAAGTGTTTCACATGTCAGGGGAAGTCCCTCCCTCTATGTCTGGGACCTGCGGCTGCTCTCTGAATGGACACTTGTACATATTCGGAGGTTGTGATGACAATGGACAGACCAATGAG ATTTATTGTGTCGACCTGACAGATGGTCAATACATGTGGAAGAAGATCAAACATGAGATAGGTTCTGCTCCTTCACCTCGAGACAAACTGTCCTGCTGGGTTTACAGTGAAAG GATCATCTACTTTGGAGGATATGGTCGCAAACTTCTGACTAATGTTGATAGCAGGAACAGAAGCTTCATTGTTGATGAAGCATCATGG atgGAAGATGTCTTCTGGGGATGGAACAATGAGGTTCACATATTTGACACCAAGAAAGCCAGTTGGATTGAACCACAGACCCAT GGCCGTGCTCCAGCCCCCAGGGCCGCCCACGCCAGTGCAGCAATCAGCTGTAGAGGATACGTTTGTGGAGGCAGAGTCATG GAAACCAGGACGAATGACATTCACTGCCTAGACTTTAAAACATGGACGTGGTCAGAAAT AATCCCAGCGTCCACCTCTCCAGTGGGCAGATCGTGGCATACGCTCACAGCTGTGTCAGACGCATTGTTCCTGTTTGGAGGTCTCAGTATAGACTGCAAACCAATGA GTTGTGGCACACAGCGAGTCCAGGCAAAGACTCTGATGTCATCGTGTTCGGTGGAAGCTGTGACTCCATCCTCCTCGTTGACACC GGTCACTGCAATGATGCACTTGTTTTCCAGACGCAGCCATATCCTCTTTTCAG GATTTGCGAGGATTACATTGCAATGA
- the LOC117751631 gene encoding uncharacterized protein LOC117751631, whose amino-acid sequence MGSGTSRGKKVAPACVSEVKVTKTTAGVTPSEQDSRPFKPLQIHAMLRNARNRAQPDCHSEGHDSDCSREDDDIEGEMDTFLTDCKERGKAATRRPKKTALRSKTYGLCRHFSQEDDEDLGSAPRSPVEEPRGGSGDVNKRSGDSFTPVCPSQRSSSSRGCLTRGAFLEAVPTSEKQSACGSAMPLILYDGSEEELMDTIEKEFS is encoded by the exons ATGGGCAGTGGGACAAGCCGGGGGAAGAAAGTTGCACCCGCGTGCGTCAGCGAGGTGAAGGTGACCAAAACGACTGCCGGTGTCACTCCCTCCGAACAGGACAGCCGTCCATTCAAGCCTCTCCAAATACACGCGATGTTGCGCAACGCGCGCAACCGTGCGCAACCGGACTGCCACAGCGAGGGACACGACTCTGACTGTTCTCGGGAGGACGATGACATCGAAGGAGAGATGGATACCTTTCTCACAGATTGCAAGGAGCGAGGGAAAGCTGCGACACGTCGTCCGAAGAAGACGGCCCTCCGATCCAAAACATACGGACTGTGTCGTCATTTCAGccaggaggacgacgaggatcTCGGCTCAGCTCCTCGGTCCCCAGTCGAGGAGCCACGTGGTGGATCAGGCGATGTAAACAAGAGGAGCGGGGACTCGTTCACGCCTGTCTGCCCCAGTCAGCGCAGT TCCTCCTCTCGGGGCTGTTTGACAAGAGGGGCTTTCTTGGAAGCTGTTCCCACATCAGAAAAACAATC GGCTTGTGGCAGTGCCATGCCACTCATCCTGTATGATGGATCGGAAGAAGAGCTGATGGACACTATTGAGAAAGAGTTTAGTTGA